In the Athene noctua chromosome 25, bAthNoc1.hap1.1, whole genome shotgun sequence genome, one interval contains:
- the ERBB2 gene encoding receptor tyrosine-protein kinase erbB-2 isoform X2 produces the protein MKLLRPSSPESHYETLRHLYQGCQVVQGNLELTYLPPDADTAFLKDIKEVQGYVLIAENRVSRLELQSLRIIRGTQLFQERYALAVVGNAGPAGTPGLRQLGMRHLTEILKGGVRIERNPQLCFQETILWSDIVHRHNELRGETRVESARSRSCPDCRALCPEGHCWGEGPQDCQTLTNSICHGCPRCKGTKPTDCCHEQCAAGCTGPKHSDCLACLNFNRSGICELHCPPLVIYNSDTFESVPNRDGRYTFGASCVSQCPYNYLATEVGSCTLVCPQNSQEVTVNNIQKCEKCSKPCPEVCYGLGVDFLKGVRAVNASNIQHFTGCTKIFGSLAFLPETFAGDPSTNTPPLDPKLLRIFESLEELTGFLYIAAWPPALQDLGVFQNLRVIRGRVLHNGAYSLTLRDLAVRALGLRALQEISSGMVLVHHNPQLCFLQKVPWGSIFRNPRQRLFQTHNKPPEQCESEGLVCFHLCAHGHCWGPGPTQCVTCERFLRGQECVASCNLLEGAIREHANGTRCLPCHPECQPQNGTETCFGSEADQCVACAHYKDAQQCVRRCPSGVKADASFVPVWKYPDEDGVCQLCPTNCTHSCTIRDEDGCPVDQKPSQVTSIIAGVVGALLVIVLLLITVVCVKRRRQQERKHTMRRLLQETELVEPLTPSGALPNQAQMRILKETELKKVKVLGSGAFGTVYKGIWIPDGESVKIPVAIKVLRENTSPKANKEILDEAYVMAGVGSPYVSRLLGICLTSTVQLVTQLMPYGCLLDYVRENKDRIGSQDLLNWCVQIAKGMSYLEEVRLVHRDLAARNVLVKSPNHVKITDFGLARLLDIDETEYHADGGKVPIKWMALESILRRRFTHQSDVWSYGVTVWELMTFGAKPYDGIPAREIPDLLEKGERLPQPPICTIDVYMIMVKCWMIDSECRPKFRELVTEFSRMARDPQRFVVIQNDMAGLPGSIDSTFYRALLEEEDMDDLVDAEEYLVPHQGFFSAETSTTYRSRISSTRSTAETPADAEEGEGLGSFPFPSPGLAEEPEGPVVEGPEGAGGAKVALQSPGGREPGTLPRYSEDPTGPAPEESEVLDPEGFTAPAPRPTMPEYVNQAGERLSPPRHPRAPPTPPDKPKGHQGKNGLIKEAKHPFPGPFGHAVENPEYLAPPGLPAPGPFSQAFDNPYYWNQDPPKAGGPEGGPGTTPTAENPEYLGLAGPDDAAV, from the exons ATGAAGCTGCTGCGTCCCTCCAGCCCCGAGAGCCACTACGAGACCCTGCGGCACCTCTACCAGGGCTGCCAGGTGGTGCAGGGCAACCTGGAGCTCACCTACCTGCCCCCCGACGCCGACACCGCCTTCCTCAAG GACATCAAGGAGGTGCAGGGCTACGTGCTGATCGCCGAGAACCGAGTGAGCCGGCTGGAGCTGCAGAGCCTGCGCATCATCCGCGGGACGCAGCTCTTCCAGGAGCGTTACGCCTTGGCCGTGGTGGGCAACGCCGGCCCCGCCGGCACGCCGGGGCTGCGCCAGCTCGGCATGAGGCACCTCACAG AGATCCTGAAGGGAGGGGTACGCATCGAGAGGAacccccagctctgcttccaggAGACCATCCTCTGGTCCGACATCGTCCACCGGCACAACGAGCTCCGTGGCGAGACCCGGGTGGAGAGCGCCCGCAGCCGCAGCT GTCCCGACTGCCGGGCGCTGTGTCCCGAGGGGCACTGCTGGGGCGAGGGGCCGCAGGACTGCCAGACGC tgACCAACAGCATCTGCCATGGCTGCCCGCGCTGCAAGGGCACGAAGCCGACGGATTGCTGCCACGAGCAGTGCGCCGCCGGCTGCACCGGCCCCAAGCACTCCGACTGCCTG GCGTGCTTGAACTTCAACCGGAGCGGGATCTGCGAGTTGCACTGCCCCCCCCTCGTCATCTACAACTCGGACACCTTCGAGTCGGTGCCCAACCGCGACGGGCGTTACACCTTCGGGGCCAGCTGTGTCAGCCAGTGTCCCT ATAACTACCTCGCAACCGAGGTGGGGTCCTGCACCCTCGTGTGCCCCCAGAACAGCCAGGAGGTCACGGTCAACAACATCCAGAAGTGTGAGAAGTGCAGCAAACCCTGCCCGGAGG TGTGCTACGGGCTGGGGGTGGATTTCCTCAAGGGCGTCCGCGCTGTGAACGCCTCCAACATCCAGCACTTCACTGGCTGCACCAAGATCTTCGGCAGCCTGGCCTTCCTGCCCGAGACCTTCGCCGG GGACCCCAGCACCAACACACCACCCCTGGACCCCAAACTGCTGCGGATCTTCGAGAGCCTGGAGGAGCTGACGG GTTTCCTCTACATCGCCGCCTGGCCGCCCGCCTTGCAGGACTTGGGCGTCTTCCAAAACCTGCGGGTCATCCGGGGCCGTGTCCTGCACAA CGGCGCCTACTCGCTGACGCTGCGGGACCTGGCGGTGCGGGCGCTGGGGCTCCGGGCTCTGCAGGAGATCAGCAGCGGGATGGTGCTCGTCCACCACAACCCCCAGCTCTGCTTCCTTCAGAAGGTGCCTTGGGGCAGCATCTTCCGCAACCCCCGCCAGCGCCTCTTCCAGACCCACAACAAACCCCCCGAGCAGTGCG AGAGCGAGGGGCTGGTCTGCTTCCACCTCTGCGCCCACGGGCACTGCTGGGGGCCCGGCCCCACCCAGTGCGTCACCTGCGAGCGGTTCCTGCGCGGCCAGGAGTGCGTCGCCTCCTGCAACCTCCTGGAAGG AGCCATCCGGGAGCACGCCAACGGGACGCGGTGCCTGCCCTGCCACCCCGAGTGCCAGCCCCAGAACGGCACCGAGACCTGCTTTGGCTCC gAGGCGGACCAGTGCGTGGCTTGTGCCCATTACAAGGACGCGCAGCAGTGCGTGCGGCGCTGCCCCAGCGGGGTGAAGGCCGACGCCTCCTTCGTGCCCGTCTGGAAATACCCGGACGAAGACGGCGtctgccagctctgccccaccAACTGCACCCACTC GTGCACGATCCGGGATGAGGACGGCTGCCCCGTGGACCAGAAGCCAAG CCAGGTGACGTCCATCATCGCCGGCGTGGTGGGGGCTCTGCTGGTCATCGTCCTCCTGCTCATCACCGTCGTCTGCGTCAAGCGCCGGCGGCAGCAGGAGCGCAAGCACACCATGCGGCGCCTGCTCCAGGAGACCGAG CTGGTGGAGCCGCTGACGCCCAGCGGGGCCCTCCCCAACCAGGCCCAGATGCGGATCCTGAAGGAGACGGAGCTCAAGAAAGTGAAAGTCTTGGGCTCTGGTGCTTTCGGCACCGTTTATAAg GGCATCTGGATCCCCGACGGGGAGAGCGTCAAGATCCCGGTGGCCATCAAAGTCCTGCGGGAGAACACGTCGCCCAAAGCCAACAAGGAGATCCTGGAC GAGGCCTACGTGATGGCGGGGGTGGGCAGCCCCTACGTGTCCCGGCTGCTGGGCATCTGCCTGACCTCCACGGTGCAGCTGGTGACGCAGCTGATGCCCTACGGCTGCCTCCTGGACTACGTGCGGGAGAACAAGGACCGCATCGGCTCCCAGGACCTGCTCAACTGGTGTGTGCAGATCGCCAAG GGGATGAGCTACCTGGAGGAGGTGCGGCTGGTGCACCGGGACCTGGCCGCTCGCAACGTCCTGGTCAAGAGCCCCAACCACGTCAAGATCACGGACTTCGGGCTGGCCCGGCTGCTCGACATCGACGAGACCGAGTACCACGCTGACGGCGGCAAG GTCCCCATCAAGTGGATGGCGCTGGAGTCCATCCTGCGCCGGCGCTTCACGCACCAGAGCGACGTCTGGAGCTACG gtgtCACCGTCTGGGAGCTGATGACCTTCGGGGCGAAGCCGTATGACGGGATCCCTGCCCGGGAGATCCCCGACCTGCTGGAGAAGGGCGAGAGGCTGCCGCAGCCGCCCATCTGCACCATCGACGTCTACATGATCATGGTGAAAT GCTGGATGATCGACTCCGAGTGCCGACCCAAATTCCGGGAGCTGGTCACCGAGTTTTCCCGCATGGCCAGAGACCCCCAACGCTTTGTGGTTATCCAG AACGACATGGCGGGGCTGCCCGGCTCCATCGACAGCACCTTCTACCGCGCCCTGCTCGAGGAGGAGGACATGGACGACCTGGTGGACGCTGAGGAGTACCTGGTCCCTCACCAGGGCTTCTTCAGCGCCGAGACCTCCACCACCTACCGCAGCCGCATCTCCTCCACGCGG AGCACGGCGGAGACCCCGGCTGACGCAGAGGAGGGCGAGGGCTTGGgctctttccccttccccagcccggGCCTGGCGGAGGAGCCGGAGGGCCCCGTGGTGGAGGGGCCggagggagccgggggggccAAGGTGGCCCTGCAGAGCCCGGGGGGGCGGGAGCCCGGCACCCTGCCGCGGTACAGCGAGGATCCCACCGGGCCGGCGCCCGAGGAGAGCGAGGTCCTGGACCCCGAGGGCTtcaccgccccggccccccgccccacCATGCCAG AGTACGTGAATCAAGCTGGGGAGCGACTGTCCCCACCCCGGCATCCCCGTGCGCCCCCGACCCCGCCGGATAAGCCCAAGGGCCACCAGGGCAAGAATGGGCTCATCAAGGAAGCCAAGCACCCCTTCCCGGGGCCCTTTGGCCACGCTGTGGAGAACCCCGAGTACCTGGCACCCCCCGGcctgcccgcccccggcccctTCAGCCAGGCCTTCGACAACCCCTACTACTGGAACCAGGACCCCCCCAAGGCCGGCGGCCCCGAGGGTGGCCCCGGCACGACGCCCACGGCCGAGAACCCCGAGTACCTCGGCCTGGCCGGCCCCGACGACGCGGCCGTGTAG
- the MIEN1 gene encoding migration and invasion enhancer 1 yields the protein MSDGSEAAAVAGGAERRVRIVVEYCEPCGFEPTYQELASAVKEEYPDIEIESRLGGTGAFEIEINGQLVFSKLENGGFPYEKDLIEAIRRARNGEPLEKITNSRPPCVIL from the exons ATGAGCGACGGGTctgaggcggcggcggtggccggcggggccgagcggcggGTCCGCATCGTGGTGGAGTATTG CGAGCCCTGCGGCTTCGAGCCCACGTACCAGGAGCTGGCGAGCGCCGTGAAGGAGGAGTACCCCGACATCGAGATCGAGtccaggctggggggcacag GTGCCTTTGAGATCGAGATCAACGGGCAGTTGGTCTTCTCCAAGCTGGAGAACGGAGGTTTTCCCTACGAGAAGGAC CTGATCGAAGCGATTCGCAGAGCGAGGAATGGGGAACCGCTGGAGAAAATCACCAACAGCCGCCCCCCCTGCGTCATCCTGTAG
- the ERBB2 gene encoding receptor tyrosine-protein kinase erbB-2 isoform X1, with protein MIPAGGCCCAGLLLAGLLLAALCPAAAAEVCTGTDMKLLRPSSPESHYETLRHLYQGCQVVQGNLELTYLPPDADTAFLKDIKEVQGYVLIAENRVSRLELQSLRIIRGTQLFQERYALAVVGNAGPAGTPGLRQLGMRHLTEILKGGVRIERNPQLCFQETILWSDIVHRHNELRGETRVESARSRSCPDCRALCPEGHCWGEGPQDCQTLTNSICHGCPRCKGTKPTDCCHEQCAAGCTGPKHSDCLACLNFNRSGICELHCPPLVIYNSDTFESVPNRDGRYTFGASCVSQCPYNYLATEVGSCTLVCPQNSQEVTVNNIQKCEKCSKPCPEVCYGLGVDFLKGVRAVNASNIQHFTGCTKIFGSLAFLPETFAGDPSTNTPPLDPKLLRIFESLEELTGFLYIAAWPPALQDLGVFQNLRVIRGRVLHNGAYSLTLRDLAVRALGLRALQEISSGMVLVHHNPQLCFLQKVPWGSIFRNPRQRLFQTHNKPPEQCESEGLVCFHLCAHGHCWGPGPTQCVTCERFLRGQECVASCNLLEGAIREHANGTRCLPCHPECQPQNGTETCFGSEADQCVACAHYKDAQQCVRRCPSGVKADASFVPVWKYPDEDGVCQLCPTNCTHSCTIRDEDGCPVDQKPSQVTSIIAGVVGALLVIVLLLITVVCVKRRRQQERKHTMRRLLQETELVEPLTPSGALPNQAQMRILKETELKKVKVLGSGAFGTVYKGIWIPDGESVKIPVAIKVLRENTSPKANKEILDEAYVMAGVGSPYVSRLLGICLTSTVQLVTQLMPYGCLLDYVRENKDRIGSQDLLNWCVQIAKGMSYLEEVRLVHRDLAARNVLVKSPNHVKITDFGLARLLDIDETEYHADGGKVPIKWMALESILRRRFTHQSDVWSYGVTVWELMTFGAKPYDGIPAREIPDLLEKGERLPQPPICTIDVYMIMVKCWMIDSECRPKFRELVTEFSRMARDPQRFVVIQNDMAGLPGSIDSTFYRALLEEEDMDDLVDAEEYLVPHQGFFSAETSTTYRSRISSTRSTAETPADAEEGEGLGSFPFPSPGLAEEPEGPVVEGPEGAGGAKVALQSPGGREPGTLPRYSEDPTGPAPEESEVLDPEGFTAPAPRPTMPEYVNQAGERLSPPRHPRAPPTPPDKPKGHQGKNGLIKEAKHPFPGPFGHAVENPEYLAPPGLPAPGPFSQAFDNPYYWNQDPPKAGGPEGGPGTTPTAENPEYLGLAGPDDAAV; from the exons ATGATCCCCGCCGGAGGCTGCTGCTGCGCCGGGCTCCTGCTCGCCGGGCTCCTGCTCGCCGCCctctgccccgccgccgccgccgaag TCTGCACGGGGACCGACATGAAGCTGCTGCGTCCCTCCAGCCCCGAGAGCCACTACGAGACCCTGCGGCACCTCTACCAGGGCTGCCAGGTGGTGCAGGGCAACCTGGAGCTCACCTACCTGCCCCCCGACGCCGACACCGCCTTCCTCAAG GACATCAAGGAGGTGCAGGGCTACGTGCTGATCGCCGAGAACCGAGTGAGCCGGCTGGAGCTGCAGAGCCTGCGCATCATCCGCGGGACGCAGCTCTTCCAGGAGCGTTACGCCTTGGCCGTGGTGGGCAACGCCGGCCCCGCCGGCACGCCGGGGCTGCGCCAGCTCGGCATGAGGCACCTCACAG AGATCCTGAAGGGAGGGGTACGCATCGAGAGGAacccccagctctgcttccaggAGACCATCCTCTGGTCCGACATCGTCCACCGGCACAACGAGCTCCGTGGCGAGACCCGGGTGGAGAGCGCCCGCAGCCGCAGCT GTCCCGACTGCCGGGCGCTGTGTCCCGAGGGGCACTGCTGGGGCGAGGGGCCGCAGGACTGCCAGACGC tgACCAACAGCATCTGCCATGGCTGCCCGCGCTGCAAGGGCACGAAGCCGACGGATTGCTGCCACGAGCAGTGCGCCGCCGGCTGCACCGGCCCCAAGCACTCCGACTGCCTG GCGTGCTTGAACTTCAACCGGAGCGGGATCTGCGAGTTGCACTGCCCCCCCCTCGTCATCTACAACTCGGACACCTTCGAGTCGGTGCCCAACCGCGACGGGCGTTACACCTTCGGGGCCAGCTGTGTCAGCCAGTGTCCCT ATAACTACCTCGCAACCGAGGTGGGGTCCTGCACCCTCGTGTGCCCCCAGAACAGCCAGGAGGTCACGGTCAACAACATCCAGAAGTGTGAGAAGTGCAGCAAACCCTGCCCGGAGG TGTGCTACGGGCTGGGGGTGGATTTCCTCAAGGGCGTCCGCGCTGTGAACGCCTCCAACATCCAGCACTTCACTGGCTGCACCAAGATCTTCGGCAGCCTGGCCTTCCTGCCCGAGACCTTCGCCGG GGACCCCAGCACCAACACACCACCCCTGGACCCCAAACTGCTGCGGATCTTCGAGAGCCTGGAGGAGCTGACGG GTTTCCTCTACATCGCCGCCTGGCCGCCCGCCTTGCAGGACTTGGGCGTCTTCCAAAACCTGCGGGTCATCCGGGGCCGTGTCCTGCACAA CGGCGCCTACTCGCTGACGCTGCGGGACCTGGCGGTGCGGGCGCTGGGGCTCCGGGCTCTGCAGGAGATCAGCAGCGGGATGGTGCTCGTCCACCACAACCCCCAGCTCTGCTTCCTTCAGAAGGTGCCTTGGGGCAGCATCTTCCGCAACCCCCGCCAGCGCCTCTTCCAGACCCACAACAAACCCCCCGAGCAGTGCG AGAGCGAGGGGCTGGTCTGCTTCCACCTCTGCGCCCACGGGCACTGCTGGGGGCCCGGCCCCACCCAGTGCGTCACCTGCGAGCGGTTCCTGCGCGGCCAGGAGTGCGTCGCCTCCTGCAACCTCCTGGAAGG AGCCATCCGGGAGCACGCCAACGGGACGCGGTGCCTGCCCTGCCACCCCGAGTGCCAGCCCCAGAACGGCACCGAGACCTGCTTTGGCTCC gAGGCGGACCAGTGCGTGGCTTGTGCCCATTACAAGGACGCGCAGCAGTGCGTGCGGCGCTGCCCCAGCGGGGTGAAGGCCGACGCCTCCTTCGTGCCCGTCTGGAAATACCCGGACGAAGACGGCGtctgccagctctgccccaccAACTGCACCCACTC GTGCACGATCCGGGATGAGGACGGCTGCCCCGTGGACCAGAAGCCAAG CCAGGTGACGTCCATCATCGCCGGCGTGGTGGGGGCTCTGCTGGTCATCGTCCTCCTGCTCATCACCGTCGTCTGCGTCAAGCGCCGGCGGCAGCAGGAGCGCAAGCACACCATGCGGCGCCTGCTCCAGGAGACCGAG CTGGTGGAGCCGCTGACGCCCAGCGGGGCCCTCCCCAACCAGGCCCAGATGCGGATCCTGAAGGAGACGGAGCTCAAGAAAGTGAAAGTCTTGGGCTCTGGTGCTTTCGGCACCGTTTATAAg GGCATCTGGATCCCCGACGGGGAGAGCGTCAAGATCCCGGTGGCCATCAAAGTCCTGCGGGAGAACACGTCGCCCAAAGCCAACAAGGAGATCCTGGAC GAGGCCTACGTGATGGCGGGGGTGGGCAGCCCCTACGTGTCCCGGCTGCTGGGCATCTGCCTGACCTCCACGGTGCAGCTGGTGACGCAGCTGATGCCCTACGGCTGCCTCCTGGACTACGTGCGGGAGAACAAGGACCGCATCGGCTCCCAGGACCTGCTCAACTGGTGTGTGCAGATCGCCAAG GGGATGAGCTACCTGGAGGAGGTGCGGCTGGTGCACCGGGACCTGGCCGCTCGCAACGTCCTGGTCAAGAGCCCCAACCACGTCAAGATCACGGACTTCGGGCTGGCCCGGCTGCTCGACATCGACGAGACCGAGTACCACGCTGACGGCGGCAAG GTCCCCATCAAGTGGATGGCGCTGGAGTCCATCCTGCGCCGGCGCTTCACGCACCAGAGCGACGTCTGGAGCTACG gtgtCACCGTCTGGGAGCTGATGACCTTCGGGGCGAAGCCGTATGACGGGATCCCTGCCCGGGAGATCCCCGACCTGCTGGAGAAGGGCGAGAGGCTGCCGCAGCCGCCCATCTGCACCATCGACGTCTACATGATCATGGTGAAAT GCTGGATGATCGACTCCGAGTGCCGACCCAAATTCCGGGAGCTGGTCACCGAGTTTTCCCGCATGGCCAGAGACCCCCAACGCTTTGTGGTTATCCAG AACGACATGGCGGGGCTGCCCGGCTCCATCGACAGCACCTTCTACCGCGCCCTGCTCGAGGAGGAGGACATGGACGACCTGGTGGACGCTGAGGAGTACCTGGTCCCTCACCAGGGCTTCTTCAGCGCCGAGACCTCCACCACCTACCGCAGCCGCATCTCCTCCACGCGG AGCACGGCGGAGACCCCGGCTGACGCAGAGGAGGGCGAGGGCTTGGgctctttccccttccccagcccggGCCTGGCGGAGGAGCCGGAGGGCCCCGTGGTGGAGGGGCCggagggagccgggggggccAAGGTGGCCCTGCAGAGCCCGGGGGGGCGGGAGCCCGGCACCCTGCCGCGGTACAGCGAGGATCCCACCGGGCCGGCGCCCGAGGAGAGCGAGGTCCTGGACCCCGAGGGCTtcaccgccccggccccccgccccacCATGCCAG AGTACGTGAATCAAGCTGGGGAGCGACTGTCCCCACCCCGGCATCCCCGTGCGCCCCCGACCCCGCCGGATAAGCCCAAGGGCCACCAGGGCAAGAATGGGCTCATCAAGGAAGCCAAGCACCCCTTCCCGGGGCCCTTTGGCCACGCTGTGGAGAACCCCGAGTACCTGGCACCCCCCGGcctgcccgcccccggcccctTCAGCCAGGCCTTCGACAACCCCTACTACTGGAACCAGGACCCCCCCAAGGCCGGCGGCCCCGAGGGTGGCCCCGGCACGACGCCCACGGCCGAGAACCCCGAGTACCTCGGCCTGGCCGGCCCCGACGACGCGGCCGTGTAG